One genomic window of Rhodothermus sp. includes the following:
- a CDS encoding heavy-metal-associated domain-containing protein, producing MQWCRQGMLALFVLWIGLGVLAAQAQSRVPAPDAILYVKGLACPYCAYGLEKKLKKLSMVQEIEVQMDEGRVLVAFREGRRPEPAAFEALVARVVKEAGFTLEKVEYPPRQDASRKQDGS from the coding sequence ATGCAATGGTGTAGGCAAGGCATGCTGGCCCTGTTCGTGTTATGGATCGGACTGGGCGTTCTGGCGGCGCAGGCCCAGTCGCGGGTGCCTGCCCCAGACGCCATTCTGTATGTCAAGGGCCTGGCCTGTCCGTATTGTGCTTACGGCCTGGAAAAGAAGCTGAAGAAGCTTTCAATGGTACAGGAAATAGAGGTGCAAATGGATGAAGGGCGGGTGCTGGTGGCCTTTCGAGAGGGCCGGCGTCCTGAACCGGCTGCCTTTGAGGCACTGGTAGCCCGGGTGGTGAAAGAGGCCGGGTTTACGCTGGAGAAGGTGGAATATCCACCACGGCAGGACGCTTCTCGAAAGCAAGATGGATCATGA
- a CDS encoding heavy-metal-associated domain-containing protein — protein MMVRTLSLTALLMLLGSVAYAQEKETAVPDTTQADAVVYMKGLTCEMCARSVSVALQRVEGVADVQVFLEEPQRALLTLKEGAQVGEKALRTAVEKAGFEVERVHFRSKKGSS, from the coding sequence ATGATGGTACGGACGCTTTCACTGACGGCCCTGCTAATGTTGCTGGGAAGCGTGGCCTATGCACAGGAGAAGGAGACGGCGGTGCCCGACACGACCCAGGCCGATGCAGTGGTTTACATGAAAGGGTTGACCTGTGAGATGTGTGCGCGCAGCGTGTCGGTGGCCCTGCAGCGGGTCGAGGGGGTAGCCGACGTGCAGGTTTTTCTGGAGGAGCCGCAGCGGGCTTTGCTTACCCTGAAGGAGGGGGCTCAGGTGGGCGAAAAGGCCCTGCGCACTGCGGTTGAAAAGGCCGGGTTTGAGGTCGAGCGTGTGCACTTTCGTAGCAAGAAGGGCTCGTCATAG
- a CDS encoding helix-turn-helix domain-containing protein — MARGLTRGELARRAGVRPSTIRYYEQQGLLPRPVRTARGYRVYTEDDVACLRFIRRAQALGFSLNTIRELLHLAATDRGAAAVVRQQAWRHLQEVRQRLQDLQRLEAVLSQLVAACTAQRGACCPILEALQGTDPLPYVSDSSEAGVSAPGTALR; from the coding sequence ATGGCCCGGGGGTTGACGCGGGGCGAGCTGGCTCGTCGGGCGGGCGTCCGTCCCTCCACGATCCGCTACTACGAGCAGCAGGGGTTGTTGCCGAGACCGGTGCGGACTGCGCGAGGCTATCGTGTTTATACGGAGGACGATGTCGCCTGTCTGCGTTTTATCCGGCGGGCCCAGGCGCTGGGCTTTTCCCTGAACACCATTCGAGAGCTGCTTCATTTAGCAGCTACCGACAGGGGAGCGGCCGCGGTTGTTCGCCAACAGGCATGGCGGCATTTGCAGGAGGTACGCCAGCGCCTGCAGGACCTGCAGCGGCTTGAGGCCGTGTTAAGCCAGCTGGTGGCGGCCTGCACGGCGCAGCGGGGGGCGTGCTGTCCGATTCTGGAAGCCCTGCAGGGTACCGATCCACTGCCCTATGTGTCGGATTCTTCGGAAGCAGGCGTTTCTGCTCCAGGCACTGCGCTGAGGTAG
- the sulP gene encoding sulfate permease — MPAFPAVLSCWLRRLFPAAQWLANYHRLQLRGDLVAGLTVGIMLIPQSMAYALLAGVPPVYGLYASLVPLVVYALLGTSRHLAAGIIAIDMLIVAAGLTPLAEPGSARYVALALLLTALVGILQLVMGLARLGFLVNLLSRPVLTGFMSAAALIIAFSQLSSLLGLSLPRGAPPHQLLWEALRHLSEIHWPTLLLGSGAILLLIGLQRYAPRVPAALVVVLLTTLLVWYFHLEQAGVAIVGEIPRGLPAWSLPNIDGAMLEALLPTALTLALVQFMSVITLGKAFAARYRYSIRPNRELFALGAANLAGSCFQSLPVSGSFSRTAVNAQAGACTPLSNVLAAGVVALTLLFFTPLFYYLPVPALAAIIIVAAVGLLDLRGLHALWRIKRIDGAIALFTFAVTLLLGVQEGVLSGIAASVVAIMYRISRPNVAELGHLPGTRSFRDLRHHPEARPIPGLLLLRIDASFSFANADFLQELLLSRTREDASIRAVILDASSINDLDTTAAATLKEAARVLHEQGVALYFAGVKEPVMETMRRAGLIDQLGPDHFFLSPHRAVLHILQQWGQADAYLSAVPGAETPASEESDT; from the coding sequence ATGCCTGCTTTTCCTGCTGTCCTCAGTTGCTGGCTACGCCGGCTTTTCCCGGCAGCGCAATGGTTGGCCAACTATCATCGTCTTCAACTCCGGGGTGACCTGGTAGCTGGCCTGACCGTAGGTATCATGCTGATTCCGCAAAGCATGGCCTACGCATTGCTGGCGGGCGTACCGCCGGTTTACGGGCTCTATGCCTCACTGGTCCCCCTGGTGGTGTATGCGCTACTGGGTACCTCAAGGCATCTGGCTGCTGGTATCATTGCCATCGACATGCTCATTGTGGCGGCCGGTCTGACCCCCCTGGCCGAACCAGGCTCTGCCCGCTATGTGGCCCTGGCCCTGCTGCTGACGGCCCTGGTTGGTATACTGCAGCTGGTCATGGGCCTGGCGCGTCTGGGATTTCTGGTCAATCTGCTTTCCCGGCCGGTACTGACTGGCTTTATGTCGGCCGCCGCCTTGATCATTGCCTTCAGCCAGCTGAGTAGTCTGCTGGGCCTTTCCCTGCCTCGGGGTGCGCCTCCCCACCAGTTGCTCTGGGAGGCGTTGCGCCATCTATCAGAGATTCACTGGCCCACCTTGCTGCTGGGGTCAGGTGCCATCCTGCTACTGATCGGCCTGCAGCGTTATGCCCCCCGTGTGCCTGCTGCGCTGGTGGTGGTGCTGTTGACCACGCTGCTGGTGTGGTACTTCCATCTGGAACAAGCAGGCGTCGCGATTGTCGGCGAGATTCCGCGGGGCCTTCCTGCCTGGTCGCTGCCGAATATTGATGGGGCTATGCTTGAGGCCCTTTTGCCTACGGCACTGACGCTGGCGCTGGTGCAGTTTATGAGCGTTATCACGCTGGGGAAGGCTTTTGCGGCTCGCTATCGCTACAGCATTCGCCCCAACCGGGAGCTGTTCGCACTGGGCGCAGCCAATCTGGCCGGCAGCTGTTTTCAAAGCCTGCCCGTCTCTGGTAGTTTCTCGCGTACCGCTGTCAATGCCCAGGCAGGCGCCTGTACACCCCTGAGCAATGTGTTGGCTGCGGGTGTGGTTGCATTGACGCTGCTCTTCTTTACGCCTCTGTTCTATTACCTTCCTGTGCCTGCACTGGCGGCCATCATCATCGTAGCGGCCGTAGGCCTGCTCGACTTACGCGGGCTCCATGCCCTCTGGCGTATCAAACGCATTGATGGCGCCATTGCCCTGTTCACCTTTGCCGTTACGCTGTTGCTGGGCGTGCAGGAGGGGGTGCTCAGCGGCATTGCTGCCTCGGTAGTAGCGATTATGTACCGCATCAGCCGACCTAACGTGGCCGAGCTGGGACATCTACCTGGTACGCGCTCCTTCCGAGACCTGCGCCATCATCCGGAGGCACGCCCCATTCCTGGCCTGCTCCTGCTGCGCATCGACGCCTCCTTTTCATTTGCCAATGCCGACTTTTTGCAGGAGCTCCTGCTTTCACGCACTCGAGAAGACGCCTCTATCCGGGCGGTCATCCTCGATGCCTCTTCCATCAACGACCTGGACACAACAGCTGCCGCCACCCTCAAAGAAGCGGCGCGTGTTCTGCACGAACAGGGCGTGGCGTTGTATTTTGCCGGCGTCAAAGAACCGGTCATGGAAACAATGCGGCGGGCCGGGTTGATCGATCAGCTTGGCCCGGACCATTTCTTCCTGAGTCCCCACCGGGCTGTACTCCACATCCTCCAGCAGTGGGGGCAGGCCGACGCCTACCTCAGCGCAGTGCCTGGAGCAGAAACGCCTGCTTCCGAAGAATCCGACACATAG
- a CDS encoding class I SAM-dependent methyltransferase — MHPERWNQRFAGQDFFYGTAPNAFLAETAPRYLRPDAEIIELGAGEGRNAVWLARQGFRVTAVDYAEVGLEKTRRLAKQQGVAVETIQADVTCWTPNRSWDAVVLTFLHLPPETRPTLYALIHRLLRPQGHLIAEWFRPEQRTEGYTSGGPPDPAWMVTADELRRHFAPEGIRLLENATPVLHEGTGHRGPAATVRLIWQRVD, encoded by the coding sequence ATGCATCCTGAACGCTGGAATCAACGTTTTGCCGGCCAGGATTTCTTCTATGGCACTGCGCCCAATGCCTTTCTGGCCGAAACAGCCCCACGCTATCTCCGACCCGACGCCGAAATCATCGAGCTGGGTGCCGGCGAAGGCCGCAATGCCGTCTGGCTGGCTCGACAGGGTTTTCGTGTGACAGCTGTCGATTATGCCGAAGTTGGACTGGAAAAGACGCGCCGGTTGGCCAAGCAACAGGGCGTCGCTGTCGAGACGATCCAGGCCGATGTTACCTGTTGGACGCCGAATCGTAGCTGGGACGCCGTAGTGCTCACGTTTCTACATCTACCCCCGGAAACACGTCCAACGCTCTACGCCCTGATCCACCGCCTCCTGCGTCCCCAGGGCCACCTGATCGCCGAGTGGTTTCGTCCCGAGCAGCGCACCGAGGGCTACACAAGCGGCGGGCCACCCGATCCGGCCTGGATGGTGACAGCCGACGAACTGCGCCGGCACTTCGCACCGGAAGGCATCCGCCTGCTGGAAAACGCCACCCCTGTACTGCACGAAGGCACCGGCCACCGCGGTCCGGCCGCCACCGTGCGCCTGATCTGGCAGCGCGTGGATTAA
- a CDS encoding nucleotidyltransferase domain-containing protein, with product MRKQSYGSVTVFSLDRPQVEAALQTLVKTLQQREEVLAVVCFGSWARGEAGIGSDVDLLVVLRTSEQPFLERIDAYLPATFPVDLDLFPYTLDEIQNGQPLARTALQTGRVLWTRIPLNTLRDDAS from the coding sequence GTGCGGAAGCAATCTTACGGTTCAGTCACGGTCTTCTCGCTGGACCGGCCTCAGGTTGAAGCGGCGCTGCAGACCCTGGTCAAAACGCTCCAGCAGCGGGAAGAAGTGCTGGCGGTGGTGTGTTTTGGTTCATGGGCACGCGGTGAGGCCGGCATAGGCAGCGACGTAGACCTGCTCGTTGTGCTGCGTACCAGCGAGCAACCCTTCCTGGAGCGGATCGACGCATACCTGCCTGCCACGTTCCCAGTGGACCTGGACCTTTTTCCCTACACCCTCGACGAAATTCAAAACGGCCAGCCGCTGGCCCGAACAGCCCTCCAGACCGGCCGCGTGCTGTGGACCCGCATTCCTCTCAACACGCTGCGCGACGATGCATCCTGA
- a CDS encoding HEPN domain-containing protein, translated as MQRARDWWVQAEADLRHARHALEDEDFEWACFAAQQAAEKALKAVFEQRGQQVWGHSVTRMLQALEDQGVSIEEALLNAAKTLDKLYIPTRYPNGLAEGAPTEFFTRPEAEHAIRCAEAILRFSHGLLAGPASG; from the coding sequence ATGCAACGCGCCCGTGACTGGTGGGTACAGGCCGAGGCCGACCTGCGCCATGCCCGCCATGCCCTTGAAGATGAAGATTTTGAATGGGCCTGCTTCGCCGCCCAGCAAGCGGCAGAAAAGGCACTGAAGGCGGTCTTTGAGCAACGCGGACAGCAGGTCTGGGGCCATTCTGTAACCCGCATGCTACAGGCCTTAGAAGACCAGGGGGTTTCCATCGAGGAGGCTCTCCTGAATGCCGCCAAAACGCTGGATAAGCTCTATATTCCCACCCGGTATCCAAACGGGCTGGCCGAAGGAGCTCCCACGGAATTTTTCACCCGCCCGGAAGCCGAACATGCCATCCGCTGTGCGGAAGCAATCTTACGGTTCAGTCACGGTCTTCTCGCTGGACCGGCCTCAGGTTGA
- a CDS encoding rhodanese-like domain-containing protein translates to MRPVSLLWLIGLVGLTACTPERTETPPATTVAVTDTTTIVRLSAEDFVAHHAPNAIVIDVRTPEEFAQGHLKGALNINVLAADFREQIQALDLDPNTPVYLYCRSGRRSQRAAEILREMGFRQLYNIGGFRDLVQAGAPVER, encoded by the coding sequence ATGCGTCCTGTATCCCTGCTCTGGCTGATTGGCCTGGTGGGCCTGACGGCCTGCACACCGGAGCGCACGGAAACGCCGCCGGCAACGACGGTGGCCGTAACCGACACAACCACCATCGTACGCCTGTCGGCCGAGGACTTTGTGGCCCACCACGCACCGAATGCCATAGTTATCGACGTGCGCACGCCGGAGGAATTCGCCCAGGGCCACCTGAAAGGGGCTCTGAACATCAACGTACTGGCCGCTGACTTCCGAGAACAGATTCAGGCGCTGGACCTGGATCCCAACACGCCGGTATATCTCTACTGCCGCTCCGGTCGGCGGAGCCAGCGGGCCGCCGAGATCCTGCGCGAAATGGGCTTTCGCCAGCTTTACAACATCGGCGGCTTCAGAGACCTGGTCCAGGCCGGCGCTCCGGTAGAACGCTAA
- a CDS encoding rhodanese-like domain-containing protein yields MWIRLLQRLYQTGSHATTEVLPPKVFLQRRRPDDVVIDVRTPEEFAQGHLKGAINLDVQAPDFLQKVAALSPEKTYYLYCRSGNRSGYAVQLLRQQGLEAYNIGGLQELVQAGAEIEQQTPSLTTS; encoded by the coding sequence ATGTGGATACGTTTGCTGCAACGCCTGTATCAGACAGGATCTCATGCTACGACCGAGGTGCTGCCCCCGAAAGTCTTTCTGCAGCGCCGACGTCCGGACGATGTGGTGATCGACGTACGCACCCCGGAAGAGTTTGCACAGGGGCATCTGAAAGGGGCCATCAACCTTGACGTACAGGCACCGGACTTTTTGCAAAAAGTTGCTGCACTTTCTCCCGAAAAAACATACTATCTCTATTGCCGCTCAGGTAACCGAAGCGGCTACGCGGTCCAGCTGCTGCGCCAGCAAGGCCTGGAGGCCTATAACATCGGGGGCCTTCAGGAGCTGGTTCAGGCTGGTGCCGAAATAGAACAACAAACGCCCTCCCTCACAACCAGCTAA
- a CDS encoding DUF3365 domain-containing protein: protein MRTLVLTGALLLAACQTNVPPEAPPETVRQQVEEAIRALDALRAGLAQTITAGETIDEATFNRVCRPVGQQAQQLGKANGWIVQQLAIKYRNPAHRPDTQAAALFVRFETDPSLDSLWVRATWNGTPGWRYLRRITVRPQCLACHGPRERRPAFIVQNYPDDRAYDFQPGDLRGLYSVFVPDTLLQTSF from the coding sequence ATGCGTACCCTTGTGCTTACAGGCGCCCTGCTGCTGGCCGCCTGCCAGACGAACGTTCCCCCCGAAGCACCGCCCGAGACCGTGCGACAGCAGGTGGAAGAAGCAATTCGGGCGCTCGACGCCCTACGGGCCGGTCTGGCGCAGACCATCACGGCCGGCGAAACGATCGACGAGGCGACATTCAACCGGGTCTGCCGACCCGTTGGACAGCAGGCGCAACAACTGGGCAAGGCCAATGGCTGGATCGTGCAACAGCTGGCCATCAAATACCGAAATCCAGCACACCGGCCCGATACGCAGGCGGCTGCCCTGTTTGTCCGCTTCGAGACCGACCCGTCGCTTGATAGCCTCTGGGTACGTGCTACCTGGAACGGCACGCCGGGCTGGCGCTATCTGCGCCGCATCACGGTACGGCCTCAGTGCCTGGCCTGCCATGGCCCTCGCGAAAGGCGCCCGGCGTTCATTGTCCAGAACTACCCCGACGACCGGGCCTACGATTTCCAGCCCGGTGACCTGCGAGGGCTCTACAGTGTTTTTGTACCGGATACGCTTTTACAAACCTCCTTTTAA
- the trxA gene encoding thioredoxin produces MSLPEFFQKEVIEKSHQKPVVVDFWAPWCGPCLVLGPVLEKLARESKGAWRLVKVNTDQHPELAIHYNVRGIPTVKLFRNGEIVDEFVGALPEPAVRKWLRQHVPEPSAS; encoded by the coding sequence ATGTCGCTTCCTGAATTCTTTCAAAAAGAGGTGATCGAAAAGAGCCACCAAAAACCGGTGGTCGTGGATTTCTGGGCCCCCTGGTGTGGTCCCTGCCTGGTTCTGGGCCCTGTACTCGAAAAACTGGCACGCGAAAGTAAAGGGGCCTGGCGCCTGGTGAAGGTGAATACGGACCAGCATCCCGAGCTGGCCATCCACTACAACGTGCGGGGCATCCCGACCGTCAAGCTGTTTCGCAATGGTGAGATCGTGGACGAATTTGTAGGGGCCCTGCCCGAACCAGCTGTGCGCAAGTGGCTCCGTCAGCATGTACCGGAACCGAGTGCCTCCTGA
- a CDS encoding sulfite exporter TauE/SafE family protein: MWIALIGALLVGLSLGLLGSGGSILTVPVLVYLVGEPDKVAIAESLGIVAAIAAAGALPYARQRTIDWRSVLFFGIPGIIGTYGGAWLSRFVSGPVQLMLFAGVMLLAAVLMYRRSTPRPLPITPNAGGVVIAAKQHAAWKIMLEGISVGILTGLVGVGGGFLIVPALVLLGGLDMRRAVGTSLVIIALKSVAGYLKYLDVLADLGLAVNWEVVGLFAAVGIAGSFAGNWIGARVPQHRLQRGFAIFLVIMGLWILYQNLNVLTG; encoded by the coding sequence ATGTGGATTGCACTGATCGGTGCTCTGTTGGTGGGACTCTCGCTGGGCTTATTGGGGTCAGGCGGGAGCATCCTGACTGTTCCCGTGCTGGTCTACCTGGTCGGTGAGCCTGACAAAGTAGCTATTGCGGAAAGCCTGGGCATTGTAGCCGCTATCGCAGCAGCCGGTGCCCTCCCCTATGCCCGACAGCGCACGATCGACTGGCGAAGTGTGCTGTTCTTTGGCATCCCGGGCATCATCGGCACCTACGGTGGAGCCTGGCTCTCGCGCTTTGTATCAGGACCGGTACAGCTTATGCTCTTCGCGGGCGTGATGTTGCTGGCCGCCGTGCTTATGTATCGGCGCAGCACACCCCGCCCCCTGCCTATCACACCCAACGCAGGCGGCGTGGTGATCGCCGCAAAGCAGCACGCGGCCTGGAAGATCATGCTCGAAGGCATCAGCGTAGGCATACTGACCGGTCTGGTAGGCGTTGGTGGCGGCTTTCTCATCGTCCCGGCCCTGGTATTGCTCGGCGGGCTCGACATGCGCCGAGCTGTCGGTACCAGCCTGGTGATCATCGCACTCAAAAGCGTGGCCGGCTATCTGAAATACCTCGACGTGCTGGCCGATCTGGGCCTGGCTGTCAACTGGGAAGTCGTCGGCCTGTTTGCCGCCGTAGGTATCGCCGGCTCGTTTGCCGGCAACTGGATCGGAGCACGTGTTCCCCAGCACCGACTGCAGCGCGGCTTTGCCATCTTCCTGGTCATCATGGGACTCTGGATTCTCTACCAGAACCTGAACGTACTGACGGGTTAA
- a CDS encoding rhodanese-like domain-containing protein: MLFRQIFDPKLAQYAYLIGCQQTKEAIVIDPERDVDQYLRLAEEEGLRIVAVAETHIHADFLSGARELAERVGARLYLSAEGEADGWASNWAKNGRYNVTFLRDGDTFQIGNIEFRVVHTPGHTPEHVCYLVTDKGAGATDPMGMVTGDFVFVGDLGRPDLLESAAKISGMKDPSARRLYRSVLRFLELPDYLQVWPGHGAGSACGKALGAVPESTVGYEKRFNASLAPARDGEEAFVQAILSGQPEPPLYYARMKAYNRDGVPLLGQLPAPRRLSVAELEQLVQRGDVTFIDTRLDRTAFMHAHLPGALYAPFNKSFNTTVGSLVADDQTPLALIIDDEDVEQAVRDLVRIGYDRIEAYATPETLVRYFNEGGARASIPVITFEDVVRLREQPDVAVVDVRYASEYEAGHIPGAINASYTRLPEYLDRIPKDRTLLVHCVTGGRSAAAASFLAAQGYRVQYVEGDFATYQQIGPVESGAPVTA; this comes from the coding sequence ATGCTTTTCCGACAGATTTTTGACCCGAAGCTGGCCCAGTATGCCTACCTGATTGGCTGTCAGCAGACAAAAGAGGCCATCGTGATCGATCCGGAGCGAGACGTTGATCAGTACTTGCGACTGGCCGAAGAAGAAGGGTTGCGGATAGTTGCTGTAGCCGAAACGCACATTCACGCCGACTTTCTTTCAGGAGCGCGTGAACTGGCCGAACGCGTCGGTGCCCGGCTTTACCTTTCGGCTGAAGGGGAGGCCGATGGCTGGGCTTCGAACTGGGCCAAAAACGGCCGTTACAACGTTACCTTCCTGCGTGATGGCGACACCTTCCAGATTGGAAACATTGAGTTCCGGGTCGTTCACACGCCGGGGCATACGCCCGAGCATGTGTGCTACCTGGTAACGGACAAGGGGGCCGGAGCCACGGATCCGATGGGCATGGTCACCGGCGACTTTGTCTTCGTAGGAGATCTCGGACGGCCCGACCTGCTGGAATCGGCGGCGAAAATTTCGGGCATGAAGGATCCTTCGGCACGTCGTCTCTATCGCTCGGTGCTGCGGTTCCTGGAGCTGCCCGACTACCTGCAGGTATGGCCTGGCCATGGAGCTGGTTCGGCCTGTGGCAAGGCCCTGGGCGCCGTGCCCGAATCGACCGTAGGCTATGAGAAACGCTTCAATGCTTCGCTGGCCCCGGCTCGCGACGGCGAAGAGGCATTTGTACAGGCCATCCTGAGTGGCCAGCCCGAACCTCCGCTCTACTATGCCCGCATGAAGGCTTACAATCGCGATGGGGTGCCCCTGCTGGGCCAGCTGCCGGCGCCGCGGCGTTTGTCGGTGGCTGAACTGGAGCAGCTGGTGCAACGGGGCGATGTGACTTTCATCGATACCCGCCTGGACCGCACCGCCTTCATGCACGCCCACCTGCCTGGCGCCCTCTATGCACCTTTCAACAAGAGTTTTAACACCACGGTAGGGTCGCTCGTTGCGGACGACCAGACCCCGCTTGCCCTGATCATTGATGATGAGGATGTAGAGCAGGCTGTACGCGATCTGGTCCGCATCGGCTACGACCGTATCGAAGCCTACGCCACCCCGGAGACGCTGGTGCGCTATTTCAACGAAGGGGGCGCCCGGGCTTCGATCCCGGTCATTACGTTCGAAGACGTTGTTCGTCTGCGCGAGCAGCCGGACGTAGCTGTAGTGGACGTGCGCTACGCCTCGGAATATGAGGCCGGTCACATCCCCGGCGCCATTAACGCCTCCTACACCCGGCTGCCGGAATATCTGGACCGTATCCCGAAAGACCGCACGTTGCTGGTGCACTGCGTCACGGGTGGTCGGAGTGCCGCGGCTGCTTCGTTCCTGGCAGCGCAAGGCTATCGCGTCCAGTACGTTGAAGGCGACTTCGCTACCTATCAGCAGATCGGGCCCGTGGAGAGCGGCGCGCCTGTGACGGCCTAA
- a CDS encoding YeeE/YedE thiosulfate transporter family protein: MAEVIRETRPEACIDIEQVAPDYEAQALEAGNRPGSLLAYLLLGIFFGIVLIKSEVASWFRIQEMFRFQSFHMYGVIGSAVVVAGLSIQLIKRFRLKTIHGEPIEIQPKIWGKGTRYWLGGILFGLGWGLLGACPGPMFALLGSGVTVMVVALFSAMLGTWAYAALRPRLPH; encoded by the coding sequence ATGGCTGAAGTAATTCGCGAGACCAGACCGGAAGCCTGCATCGATATTGAACAGGTAGCGCCAGATTACGAGGCGCAAGCCCTGGAAGCGGGAAACCGACCGGGCAGCCTGCTGGCTTACCTGCTGCTGGGTATCTTCTTTGGCATCGTGCTGATCAAGAGTGAAGTGGCTTCCTGGTTCCGTATCCAGGAAATGTTTCGCTTTCAGAGCTTCCATATGTACGGCGTGATCGGCTCGGCTGTCGTGGTGGCCGGCCTATCGATCCAGCTAATCAAACGGTTCCGGCTGAAAACCATCCATGGCGAACCGATCGAAATCCAACCCAAGATCTGGGGCAAAGGCACCCGTTACTGGCTGGGAGGGATCCTCTTTGGGCTGGGCTGGGGCCTGCTTGGCGCCTGCCCGGGACCGATGTTCGCCCTCCTGGGTAGTGGCGTAACCGTCATGGTGGTAGCCCTCTTCAGTGCCATGCTGGGCACGTGGGCTTACGCCGCCCTGCGTCCACGCCTTCCCCATTGA
- a CDS encoding YeeE/YedE thiosulfate transporter family protein — MLEWLSQPWPWYVAGPLIGLIVPLLLLIGGKSFGVSANLRHLCAAAFPTRLDFFRYDWKRQGLWNLIFALGILLGGLIAATLLASPDPYVQISEATRADLAALGITDFEGLVPSEFISWQGLTTLPGLVMVVLGGFLIGFGARYAGGCTSGHAIMGLADLQLSSLVAVIGFFIGGLITTYLLLPLLL, encoded by the coding sequence ATGCTGGAGTGGCTTTCCCAACCATGGCCCTGGTATGTGGCCGGTCCACTGATCGGCCTGATCGTACCACTGCTGCTTTTAATCGGTGGCAAGTCGTTCGGTGTATCGGCTAACCTGCGCCATCTGTGCGCAGCAGCCTTCCCAACACGCCTGGATTTCTTCCGGTATGATTGGAAACGACAGGGCCTCTGGAATCTGATCTTCGCCCTGGGCATTCTGCTGGGCGGACTGATTGCTGCAACGCTGCTGGCCTCCCCAGATCCGTACGTGCAGATTTCCGAAGCGACACGGGCCGATCTGGCTGCGCTGGGCATCACGGATTTTGAGGGCCTGGTACCGTCGGAATTCATTAGCTGGCAGGGACTAACCACGCTACCGGGCCTGGTGATGGTGGTGCTCGGCGGCTTTCTGATCGGCTTCGGGGCCCGTTATGCCGGTGGCTGCACGTCCGGCCACGCCATCATGGGACTGGCCGATTTGCAGCTTTCCTCGCTGGTAGCCGTGATCGGCTTCTTCATCGGTGGCCTGATTACCACCTACCTGCTTCTTCCGCTTCTTCTATAA
- a CDS encoding metalloregulator ArsR/SmtB family transcription factor translates to MEMLIPRAKLGEVARRFRLLSDPVRLEILNLLHVHGELTVQDLVTATGQSQANISKHLRLLREADLVTRRQEGPYAYYRINDPMLAALCVLVCSQVSEVSGAPETRTAN, encoded by the coding sequence ATGGAGATGTTGATTCCACGGGCCAAGCTGGGAGAAGTTGCCCGACGTTTTCGGTTGTTGAGCGATCCAGTGCGGCTGGAGATTTTGAATTTGCTGCATGTCCATGGCGAGCTGACGGTGCAGGACCTGGTAACGGCCACCGGACAGAGCCAGGCTAATATCAGCAAACATTTGCGGCTACTGCGGGAGGCCGATCTGGTGACGCGCCGTCAGGAAGGTCCCTATGCTTATTATCGGATTAATGACCCTATGCTGGCGGCCCTGTGCGTTCTGGTGTGCAGTCAGGTTTCGGAGGTTTCGGGCGCACCTGAAACCAGGACAGCTAATTGA